The DNA segment CCCGGTCAGCACTACTGAGGCACGCGGTCTCTTTCACCAACAGGGTCGCCCGCCACTCATTGAGCTGACCCGTGTGAAGGGCCGCCAGTGTGTGGGGCATCTCCGTGACCAGCGCCCGCGCCAAGCCGAGGAGCCGGCTGCCGCGGGACGGGGATTCACGCCTGGCTAATGCGACCTGCGCCCCCACCCCTTTGCCCTGTTCGGCGGCGGGTACCCCGGCGAGGGTTTGGGTGTCGCGTTCAGCGACGTCGATCGCAACCGTGATCCGGGCCTGCACCCCAGCAATCGCCGACTTCAGATCCTCCAACTCCCGCAACTGATCAATCAACCCTGCCGCATCCACCGCCGGTTTCAGGGAGTTCAGCGCTTCGGCCAGGGCTAGGGTGGAACGCTCACGGCCAACCCCGGCAAGGGTGCTCACAGGAGTGTTGCTCGTCGGAGCAGCACCGGCAGACGTAGCAGAAGAAGAATCGACAGGAATGCCGTCCGCAGCACCAGAGAGTCGGCCGCGCTCAGGTTCACGACAAGCACCCGAGGCTCCCCGCGCAGCCGTCACCCGGGAGGGGATTCCCCTCCGTTTCGGTGATGGAGCTGCGCTGCCTTCCATACCTCTATTGTCCCAAACACCACCGACATTCCTGCGGAACTAAGGGCTATGTGGACAAACCTCTCGAACAAAGTTTCGAACGAAAGGTTGGCACCCGATATCCGGTTATCTACACCCGATCATCGGCATCTGATAGCCGCCTCAAGGGTCAGGCTAGAAGAGGCGTGACTCGACGTCGTCTACCCCACGCATCATGTCGTAATCCAACGTCAGGCAGTCGATACCCCGATCCAGGGCCAGCACGCGTGCCTGTGGTTTGATCTGCTGTGCCGCAAAGATTCCCCTGACCGGAGACATCAGGGGATCCCGATTAAGGAGTTCGAGGTACCTGGTCAGCTGTTCAACACCATCGATGTCGCCCCGGCGCTTGAGCTCAATGGCCACAGTGGCTCCTGAGGCATCACGGGCAAGGATATCCACGGGCCCGATGGCGGTCATGTACTCACGGCGAATCAGCGTAAAACCGGCGCCAGCGAGATGGATCTGCTCAGCCAGAAGGCGCTGCAGATCTGCCTCAACGCCGTCCTTGACCAGGCCGGGATCCACTCCCAGATCATGCGAAGTCTCGTGAATGAGCTCATGAATATTGATTACCAGGCGGTCGTCGGTCTTGGCATGCTGCACGTTCCACACTTCGGTGACACCCAGCTCGGTGTCCGCCTCGTCGGGAGTGACAATGCGCAGGGTGGCTGGCGGGCTCATCCAGTTGAGGGGCTTGTAAGAGCCGCCGTCGGAGTGGACCAATACTGACCCGTCGGCCTTGACCATCAGCAGTCGGGTGGCCAAGGGCAGGTGGGCCCGGAGGCGGCCGATGTAATCGACTGAGCACTGGGCTACAACTAAACGCACGTATTGCCATCCAATTCGCTGAGTGGTTTGGGGGTACCTAAATCGTCCCACAATGCGCAGAGAACCCCTGCCCCCGAAACTAAGGCAGGGAGTGCCGGAAGGTGGCTGGTGCTCGGCGGCTACTGCGGCCTGTCGGGCCGCGAGCACTATTCAGACGATGTAGGCAAGCAGCCCCAGACCCAGCGGCTCGTCGTGATGTCGGCAGTTTCGGAAGGTTCGGAGACCGTCGCGGGCGCGTCGCTGAGGTGGGTCAGAATATCTCGTCTTATTCGATCCGATTCATCGGGCAGACTAGGTCTATGCCGCGTTCCAACCGTCCCCGTCGTCCCGGGAAGCCAACAGCTCAGCCCGGGCGCAAGACCGGCCCGGTGCCCGAGATCGATCTTGAGCGGGCGCGGGCTGGCATTCCGACCCACGAAAGCGCGCCCGACGGCGAGTGGTCGGTGCGCCGGATCACCGAGCGCAACGCTGCCAAGGACTATGTATGTCCGGGCTGCCACCGGGTGATTCCATCCGGCCTCGCACACCTGGTGGTCTGGCAGGAAGACTCACTGTTCGGCGCTGCCGCGGGGCTGGCTGGCCGGCGCCACTGGCACGTGAACTGTTGGCGGACCCGAAGCTACAAGTACTGAGCCGACGACGGCGCAGGGCCGCTCCGGATACCGCGGGGCTATCCCGTGTTCCCCTAGACTGAAACGATGACTTCGACGCCTTCCAGCTATGACTTCACCGATTCTGACTCTCCGATGGACATCAGGGCATCCACGGTGCTCCCCGCAACCCGCACGGACATTGAATTGCGGACTTCCGACGGGTTGACGCTGGTGGGCGAGTTCGCCGAACCGGTGGACCGGCCGCCGCTGGCCACACTGGTGACCATGCATCCGCTGCCCACCGCTGGCGGATTCATGGACTCGCACGTGTTCCGGAAGGCATCTTTCAGGCTTCCGGCGCTGGCGGACATCGCAGTACTTCGCTTCAATACCCGCGGCACCAGTTCGCCGCGTGGCCGCAGCGAAGGCGAGTTCGATGGCGGCGCAGCGGAACAAGCAGACATTGAGGCGGCTGTCGCCTGGGCCGCCGAACGCCACCCGGAAAACATCTGGCTGGTCGGCTGGTCCTTCGGCACCGAACTGTGCCTGAAGTACGGTGCCTCCGAGCCGATAGCGTCCGCCATTCAGGGTGCAATCCTGTTGTCCCCGCCGCTCCACCGAGCTGGGGATGAGGATCTCGATGCGTGGGCCGCCTCCGGTCTGACCCTGAAGGTCCTGGTACCCGAACACGACGATTATCTTCAGCCAGCAGCGGCCACCACCCGGTTCTCCCGGGTACCCCAGGCCGAGGTCATTGGGGTGGATGGGGCCAAGCACCTCTGGGTGGGTGAGAAGTATGCGGCGCGTGTCCTCGATGAAATCGCCGACACCGTCCTGCCCGGCAGCTCCGATTCGCTGCCGACCACCTGGACCGGAGAAGCCGCCACCGCGTCCTAAAGCGGTGGCATCCAGCACACCGGGCTACTGCCCGTCCTGA comes from the Arthrobacter sp. CAN_C5 genome and includes:
- the nucS gene encoding endonuclease NucS; the protein is MRLVVAQCSVDYIGRLRAHLPLATRLLMVKADGSVLVHSDGGSYKPLNWMSPPATLRIVTPDEADTELGVTEVWNVQHAKTDDRLVINIHELIHETSHDLGVDPGLVKDGVEADLQRLLAEQIHLAGAGFTLIRREYMTAIGPVDILARDASGATVAIELKRRGDIDGVEQLTRYLELLNRDPLMSPVRGIFAAQQIKPQARVLALDRGIDCLTLDYDMMRGVDDVESRLF
- a CDS encoding alpha/beta hydrolase: MTSTPSSYDFTDSDSPMDIRASTVLPATRTDIELRTSDGLTLVGEFAEPVDRPPLATLVTMHPLPTAGGFMDSHVFRKASFRLPALADIAVLRFNTRGTSSPRGRSEGEFDGGAAEQADIEAAVAWAAERHPENIWLVGWSFGTELCLKYGASEPIASAIQGAILLSPPLHRAGDEDLDAWAASGLTLKVLVPEHDDYLQPAAATTRFSRVPQAEVIGVDGAKHLWVGEKYAARVLDEIADTVLPGSSDSLPTTWTGEAATAS